One genomic segment of Brevibacillus laterosporus LMG 15441 includes these proteins:
- the aepX gene encoding phosphoenolpyruvate mutase — MKKTTRLKQLIRSEEIEFLMEAHNGLSGKIAENCGFKGIWASGLTISASLGVRDNNEASWTQVLDVLEFMSDATSVPILLDGDTGYGNFNNARRLVKKLEQRSIAGVCIEDKLFPKTNSFIKSEMQPLANIDEFCGKIKAMKDSQTDEDFVVVARVEAFIAGWGLEESLQRAEAYRQAGADAILIHSKRSDVTEIDAFMKEWAFRHPIVIVPTKYYKTPVDKFEELGVSMVIWANHNLRSSIVAMQQTSKQIFEQKSLIQVEENLATLDDVFHLQNADELKEAEKKYLPANGLKS, encoded by the coding sequence ATGAAAAAAACAACACGATTAAAGCAGCTCATTCGTTCTGAAGAAATTGAATTTTTAATGGAAGCTCATAACGGATTATCAGGCAAAATTGCAGAGAATTGTGGCTTTAAAGGAATTTGGGCTAGTGGTTTGACCATTTCGGCTTCGCTGGGTGTGAGGGACAACAATGAGGCGTCCTGGACCCAAGTGCTAGATGTATTAGAGTTTATGAGTGATGCTACTTCTGTACCAATTTTGCTAGATGGCGATACGGGTTATGGAAACTTCAATAATGCAAGGAGATTGGTAAAAAAATTAGAGCAAAGGAGCATAGCGGGTGTATGCATTGAAGATAAGCTTTTTCCAAAAACCAATTCGTTTATCAAAAGTGAAATGCAACCGCTTGCCAATATTGATGAGTTCTGTGGAAAGATTAAAGCGATGAAGGATAGTCAAACAGATGAGGATTTTGTTGTTGTGGCAAGAGTAGAGGCATTCATTGCAGGGTGGGGGCTAGAAGAATCCTTACAAAGAGCTGAAGCTTATCGACAAGCGGGAGCGGATGCTATTCTGATCCACAGTAAAAGATCCGATGTCACAGAAATTGATGCTTTCATGAAAGAATGGGCGTTTAGACATCCTATTGTGATCGTACCGACTAAATATTACAAAACGCCGGTGGACAAATTTGAAGAATTGGGTGTGAGTATGGTCATCTGGGCGAATCACAATCTGAGATCTTCAATTGTTGCTATGCAACAAACCTCGAAACAAATTTTTGAACAGAAAAGCCTCATTCAGGTGGAAGAGAATTTGGCAACGTTAGACGATGTGTTCCATCTACAGAATGCGGATGAATTAAAGGAAGCGGAAAAGAAATATCTCCCTGCAAACGGACTTAAATCCTAG
- a CDS encoding DegV family protein: MSPIVIVTDSASDIDPALITELGIEIVPLKVSFGAETFLDGITIRSAEFFERLRSSDVFPRTSQPSPVEFSQKFQEISEKHGADVCIIAILLSSQLSGTYQSAVIGKGMLEQDLDLTIIDSKKGAMFEGLLVVEAAKMARAGCSKQQILDEVDRMIQQMQNFFIIDTLEFLQKGGRIGRASAFIGSLLNIKPILSLDANGAVYAFDKVRGNKKAVARMLNELKSYAADARVKVAILHANALEEAKSLKERVAQEFQVIETYISEIGPVIGAHIGPGGIACAMVKE, encoded by the coding sequence TTGTCACCTATTGTAATTGTTACGGATAGTGCGTCAGATATTGATCCAGCTCTGATTACAGAGCTAGGTATTGAGATCGTTCCTTTGAAGGTGAGCTTTGGTGCTGAAACCTTTCTGGATGGAATCACTATACGCTCTGCTGAGTTTTTTGAGCGTTTACGTTCGTCCGACGTATTTCCAAGAACATCTCAGCCATCACCAGTAGAGTTCTCTCAAAAATTCCAAGAAATTAGTGAGAAGCATGGTGCGGATGTTTGCATCATTGCTATTTTGTTGTCCAGTCAGTTATCGGGTACGTACCAATCCGCTGTTATTGGCAAGGGAATGCTCGAACAAGACCTAGACTTGACGATTATTGACTCGAAGAAGGGTGCTATGTTTGAGGGACTCCTTGTTGTTGAAGCAGCTAAAATGGCGCGTGCAGGATGCTCTAAACAACAAATTCTGGATGAAGTGGACCGGATGATTCAGCAAATGCAGAATTTCTTTATCATCGACACTTTGGAGTTTTTACAAAAAGGCGGTCGAATCGGTCGCGCTTCCGCATTTATTGGTTCGCTTTTAAACATTAAGCCGATCCTGTCGCTAGATGCAAATGGTGCTGTGTATGCCTTTGACAAGGTACGCGGCAATAAAAAAGCAGTGGCTAGGATGCTGAATGAACTAAAATCCTATGCTGCCGATGCAAGAGTAAAGGTAGCCATTCTGCATGCAAATGCGTTAGAAGAAGCAAAGTCGTTAAAAGAGCGGGTCGCTCAGGAATTCCAGGTAATTGAAACCTATATATCCGAAATTGGTCCTGTTATCGGAGCACATATTGGACCAGGCGGAATTGCCTGCGCAATGGTAAAAGAGTAG